A portion of the Maylandia zebra isolate NMK-2024a linkage group LG9, Mzebra_GT3a, whole genome shotgun sequence genome contains these proteins:
- the otulina gene encoding OTU deubiquitinase with linear linkage specificity a, translating into MSWVKALPVSGDDVFDESADELSLQSKEWTSNMKRRLRDGYVDGVDTAEDASLSVGFSLGFKEGAAQTVAVGRLRGIVSAIWCWCQIQHPEKPVPSSVTDLLHRVTQHEDRIANGIKNALENPPPSVSDVSESMEDLEVERADRGCCEQHCEESDCCRKGETMDSDFPHRPQRICSGSTEELHLLLQCCVDVVSELGMPQELIGHIEEVRKL; encoded by the exons ATGTCCTGGGTTAAAGCTCTGCCTGTGAGCGGAGACGATGTCTTCGACGAGAGTGCGGACGAGCTTAGCTTACAGAGTAAGGAGTGGACCTCCAACATGAAAAGGCGACTGAGG GACGGGTATGTGGACGGAGTTGATACCGCTGAGGATGCCTCGCTTTCGGTGGGATTCAGCCTGGGCTTCAAGGAGGGAGCAGCTCAGACTGTGGCTGTGGGACGACTCAGAGGAATCGTCAG CGCTATATGGTGCTGGTGCCAGATCCAGCATCCGGAAAAGCCCGTCCCATCTTCTGTGACTGACCTTCTGCACAGGGTCACGCAGCATGAAGACAGAATAGCGAACGGTATCAAGAACGCTCTGGAGAATCCTCCGCCCAGTGTGAGCGACGTCTCCGAGAGCATGGAGGACCTGGAGGTGGAACGGGCAGACCGGGGCTGCTGCGAGCAGCACTGTGAAGAGTCGGACTGCTGTAGGAAGGGAGAGACAATGGACTCGGACTTTCCTCACAGGCCACAAAGGATCTGCTCGGGGTCCACTGAGGAGCTGCACCTCCTCCTGCAGTGCTGCGTTGACGTGGTGTCAGAACTGGGAATGCCACAGGAGCTCATCGGCCACATAGAGGAAGTGAGGAAGCTGTAG